Within the Phaseolus vulgaris cultivar G19833 chromosome 9, P. vulgaris v2.0, whole genome shotgun sequence genome, the region aatattataaatttctctttatatttaaaaataatttaaaaaatatacttaattGATTATGAGAATATGTAAAAACTAACTTCatacaatatataaattatgtaaaattgtCAAAGCATAAACAatagacaattttttttaatttaaaataagattttaatattcataattatgataaatttctgcaaaaatttggaatataataaattttaatatttttttataatttaaaataaatttaaatgtaaaaataataatttcatattagatttaaataataatattatttataagtttattttatatatatatatattttaattttaagtattattcttattattactttataatgtttacatttattttataatttattttattatcattattattatataaatatatttatattattattactatataaatatatttatattattggaTTGTGATGTAATAGAACTAATTTAACATGAATAAATTAGTCGTTGAtatttaaagatttaacttaTTTGTTAATTTAAACTTAGTTTTAATGGTTGTGATTTAGGACTTTATATCATGGATCGAGTTTGAAATTATCACGATCAATTATAGATTTACgtatttaatgatattaatatcgTATAAGTGTAAATCAAGTCTGATAAATCAATCTTAAACAAAGAGATAATGTTTATTGTTGAAAATGATTACTAAgatcagataaaaaaaataaaaaaaaataatttgaacatataataaagaatgtataaataaaatagaaagaaaaaacaatagGTAAGAAATTGTTATATTTGTGGTTAATCTAAATACTCCAAGCTTAGATCTAAATGCTCCCAGCTTAGATTGTATGTGGTCTTAACGGGAAGAATTCCATTTATTCAGGAAGTAACTGAATCCGACtggtaaataaaatatataaattaataaagttaaaatccttAAACAATTATTCaaatgttaatatttttgttattttatgaaTACAGATTGTAATGTTGTGATGAGTATGTAGGAGatgattgaagaaaaaaaagaaagggcGAGTGGGTCTGCGGTGTGTGCCTAACACACGAAAGCACATGTCAAAGCACGTTAAAAGGTGGGTTATCGTGTGCTATTCTTTTTGTCCTTTTCTTTTCTGCTcaacttttatttcttttttattactttaatttaaTCTCTACTTTATCTCACCAGACTCCACAAACCTTATATGCTCAAAAATCACAACGGACCTAATACCATTACTTAAAttgttaaattctaaatttccTTCCATTTTCATTCCTACAtctctttttttcatattaattattaaaagttagtttaaaatgttttaaaaaaaattaaataatcttaaataaaacataatttatttttcttctactTTTTTTAGTCACAATATTTGGTATTAGATATGATTCATTTAAGTTCTTTTCTCTCAATATGCTTCAACATATACTTGTGATTTAAAGAGTAGTTTTATCATCTGAGAGTGTTTGAGAAAGATAATAAGAAAAATTGttgtatttgatattttttcaatgtgacttttttttaaagttttatacTTCATTTCTGTAGTTggatatttttgtttttctatttttattttgctttgtgtcttctaaaaaaaataaacaaattaaaacacaaCTCTCTTTAAGAAACACTCCACAAAATTACTTTAACTACCAATGTTTATCTTTAaccataaaaaacaattatcacAAACAATTATTACcacttgaaaataaaataaaaagcatCACACTTTTCACTatactaataatatatttttagtaaaaaaatatgaattgttGGTCGTCTGAATTAAATTAATCATCAAACAAATTTTTAGAATAATTGAtataaaagtgaaaaataaaaaataaaaaaatataaaaaaatattcaatattatatatatattgaaaataaaaccTAAAACATGTCCAAAGGACTTGTTCTCATTACTAATTTTAAATGATataatgttttgttttgaaaaaaaataaaccaaaaatattgattattattaaaattaaagtttgagAATTACAGTGcatttgatttgaaattttaaaaatattttatttttatttttaatatcgtAAAGTAATaatctaattttattaattctgattGGGCCGGTGCGGCAAAGTACCACCTAACCTTTGAACATTGGCTTTCGGTTTTGAGAACAACAATTTGGACTTATAAGCTAtgaaaaggagaaaagaaaggaaataaTCTGTGTTGTGTGCTCTGTTTCTCTTCCTCTGTTTCTGTTTATAGAAGCCAGACATGGATTGGCTTCTGTCTTCGCCTTCACCTTCTTCCTTCAAAACTTTCACCAACTCTTTCCCATTTCAACCTGCAACTTCAAGAATCAATTTATCTCCATTAACACGTTCCCACTTGAAGAGGGTCACCTCAATTTGTTGCAGATATGAAAACCCGTCTCCTTTTTTGTCTTCCACTCCCTTTCTTCCATCTTCTAAACACCCCAATACTTTTCCATCCATTTCCTCTTCTCCAGATCGACCCCCACCCGATCCCCATTCTctcaatcaaatcaaaacagTCACTTTCCAAAACCCAAAGGTATGATTCTGCTCCGAGCAATCATTGTTGTTACGtaatcttttctctctctcgTTTCTGTATCTCTGGTCATTTTCAAATTCATGTTTCATGAGCAAAACACCATTTGGTTTTTTGAGttaaagattaaataaaatGTCCCTGTAAGGGGTGATACagcttttcctttttaaaatgtCAGGCACCCGTACTATACAATTCGAATTTGATGTGTGCCAAGTTTGAAGAATCTTCTTTACAAACTTAGAATTAAGTGCCTCTTTTCTTGTATCCATGCTTCTGTTTTCTTTCCCCTTATTTTTCTAGCGTAACAAACATGTCTATGACCCTTTTGTACCTTGATGGCGTGACCAATTTCTGTCATGAGTTACATATTTATGCCAATAAAACAAGATCAACAAGTTTCTTGTGagttatatatatgtaattgAATAGAGACTTGTATATACACAAAGTTACGTGTGgcatatattgtttttttaaaattgtggtgTATGAATAGATCTTAATAAAAGAATCCTCGTGCTTTTTGTCTCAGGCAATACCAGCTCGGATTCTTATAATACTTTCTGCTCTTGCCTTGATCTTAATCCATCCTGCTATTGCACCAGCAGCTTTTGCAACCTTTCAAACTGCTGCGAGGACTGGTGGTCCTGCTGCAGCTGCAGTTGGTAGAAAATTAATCCACACTGAGCTCCTGAGTAGTGCTTGGACTGGTTTCTTTGCTGGCTGCTTGCACACACTATCAGGGCCTGACCACCTAGCCGCCTTGGCTCCATTGTCAATTGGCCGAACCCGAATGGAGAGTGCTGCTGTTGGAGCCCTTTGGGGTTGTGGTCATGATGCTGGTCAGGTTCTTTTTGGGTTAATATTTTTGATTCTCAAGGATAAACTCCATATTGAAATTATCCGAACTTGGGGCACTAGAGTGGTGGGTCTAACCCTGCTAATAATTGGTGCTATGGGAATTAGAGAAGCCTCAGAAGCACATACAGCGGGTGTTGCTTTAGAAAGTGATGTCAACGTGTATGAATCACTTGACGATCCAACAGTAGGCAAAAAGAATATTGGATTTGCTACTTTTGCCACTGGGATAGTTCATGGACTGCAACCGGATGCATTGATGATGGTTTTGCCTGCCCTTGCTCTGCCTTCTCGTTTGGCCGGTGCTGCATTTCTCATCAT harbors:
- the LOC137821725 gene encoding chloroplast protein FOR GROWTH AND FERTILITY 2-like, coding for MDWLLSSPSPSSFKTFTNSFPFQPATSRINLSPLTRSHLKRVTSICCRYENPSPFLSSTPFLPSSKHPNTFPSISSSPDRPPPDPHSLNQIKTVTFQNPKAIPARILIILSALALILIHPAIAPAAFATFQTAARTGGPAAAAVGRKLIHTELLSSAWTGFFAGCLHTLSGPDHLAALAPLSIGRTRMESAAVGALWGCGHDAGQVLFGLIFLILKDKLHIEIIRTWGTRVVGLTLLIIGAMGIREASEAHTAGVALESDVNVYESLDDPTVGKKNIGFATFATGIVHGLQPDALMMVLPALALPSRLAGAAFLIMFLIGTVIAMGSYTVFIGSCSQALKDRVPRITEKLTWASSLIAIALGFAIIVSQFFGFSLY